A genome region from Streptomyces xanthophaeus includes the following:
- a CDS encoding CHAT domain-containing tetratricopeptide repeat protein, with the protein MTLRRRVTAAEAAREAMMRGQHEQAQRQAHALAAKFAAEIDRIFDTNRTPVPRDRLAACRWGVTHVGWAGPLRLVVDVLEHYHAYDTAAGVAQRITWLESAVFGPGAKPTRTWRNTFGRCLLGMGEYEQVLRTLLPWAYLDDETASYALSILATALRHRGDLESAREHYERAWSIRTRLFPDTHPAVGSLANNIGLLHIHRGDVVAADRYLRVALQAHLATEGADGLSTAATVHHLAVLNEEMIGNHKVALSLLEEALRIQLKRLPPEHPAVETTECNRAVVLMRLGRRHEARDVFAHVLDTCRSRLGQSHPDVATALNNLGWAEQELGHWEQARRQYEDALDLRRRILPAHHPQLARSLHNLAAICCDQGEWEQAQALLRQALDIRTSVLGQQHTATIESYLYMAHVLVSMGQEKEALRLLMRADLADQLNTRQVFAVGSAEQRETFATLTYGRIHALASLAMHRPQLSGAPEALLSALLRKRGVAGHAFRSERAAAAEAGRSDLAELLDERDRVSRRLAQLTFSGPGPLDDPEGHQRAIEDLIGRRSYLEAEFARAMAEGPSRCASEREPPKDPLSLAELLPRGTVYVEFLLADALDYQAVPARGESVYRQSRYLMLIVRPERRGEVECVDLGDADRINRLAALFRTYLSGRLDTVDRVVLSPEAVAIATAEEIERELTERLSKPLLQGVMSARTLLIVPDAELAHLPFAALPDSSGQRLLHRYAITYLASGRDLVDPPSAQIPGTPLVIAAPDFDLTAARHEERSGVFTSPAPSPEPVPRVASAMRSALPWFTPLEGARDEGEAVARLLRTTPLTGAHATKTALQQIRPAPNILHIVTHGYFLPDRDVDPAGFRHRRQAIHPRPPALGAVANPMLQSGLALAGANTWLRGLPLPEDADNGFLTAAEVMTLELRGTELVVLSACDTGLGLRHVAEGSIGLRRSFLLAGAAAVISTLWKIPDQQAAEFMATFYGLLVTGASPAAALRTAQLHHAQSEEEYTWAAFVLYARAEPSAGADG; encoded by the coding sequence ATGACCCTGCGCCGCCGGGTCACTGCCGCCGAGGCCGCTCGAGAGGCGATGATGCGGGGGCAACACGAGCAGGCTCAACGCCAGGCACACGCCCTTGCTGCGAAGTTCGCTGCCGAGATCGACCGCATCTTCGACACGAACAGGACTCCAGTTCCTCGGGACCGCCTTGCCGCCTGCCGATGGGGGGTGACGCACGTCGGCTGGGCTGGACCGCTCCGGTTGGTCGTCGATGTGCTGGAGCACTACCACGCCTACGACACAGCGGCCGGCGTCGCTCAACGCATCACGTGGCTGGAGTCGGCCGTCTTCGGACCGGGGGCCAAGCCCACGCGCACCTGGCGAAACACATTCGGCCGATGTCTGCTGGGAATGGGCGAGTACGAACAAGTCTTGCGAACCCTACTCCCATGGGCCTACCTCGACGACGAGACCGCCTCTTATGCCCTGAGTATTCTCGCCACCGCTCTGCGCCACCGCGGTGACCTTGAGTCGGCCCGCGAGCACTACGAGCGTGCCTGGTCCATACGCACTCGGCTGTTTCCCGACACTCATCCGGCCGTGGGATCACTGGCGAACAACATAGGGCTGCTGCACATCCATCGCGGCGATGTTGTGGCCGCCGACCGATACCTCAGGGTGGCCCTGCAGGCCCATCTCGCCACCGAAGGAGCCGACGGGTTGTCCACTGCGGCGACCGTCCACCATCTCGCCGTGCTGAACGAGGAGATGATCGGCAACCATAAGGTGGCACTCTCTCTGCTGGAGGAGGCGCTGCGCATCCAGCTGAAGCGCCTTCCGCCAGAACATCCCGCGGTCGAGACCACCGAGTGCAACCGCGCGGTCGTGCTCATGCGCCTCGGGCGCCGGCACGAAGCGCGCGATGTGTTCGCGCACGTCCTCGACACCTGCAGGTCCCGGCTGGGACAGAGCCATCCGGACGTAGCCACCGCACTGAACAACCTCGGGTGGGCCGAACAGGAGCTAGGCCACTGGGAGCAGGCGCGGAGACAGTACGAGGACGCCCTTGACCTTCGACGGCGGATCCTTCCAGCACACCATCCACAGCTGGCCAGGAGCCTGCACAACCTGGCAGCCATCTGCTGCGACCAGGGCGAGTGGGAACAAGCACAAGCCCTGCTCCGCCAGGCCCTCGACATCCGCACGTCTGTCCTCGGACAACAGCACACCGCCACGATCGAGAGCTACCTGTACATGGCACACGTCCTGGTATCCATGGGGCAAGAAAAAGAGGCTCTTCGTCTGCTCATGCGCGCAGACCTCGCGGACCAACTCAACACCCGGCAGGTATTCGCCGTCGGCTCTGCCGAACAGCGGGAGACCTTTGCCACCTTGACCTATGGTCGCATCCATGCTCTGGCGTCACTGGCCATGCACCGCCCCCAACTATCCGGCGCTCCCGAAGCATTGCTTTCGGCACTGCTACGAAAACGTGGCGTCGCTGGTCACGCGTTCCGAAGCGAAAGAGCTGCTGCTGCCGAAGCAGGACGGTCAGACCTGGCGGAACTGCTGGACGAGCGAGACCGGGTGAGTAGGCGCCTGGCCCAACTCACTTTCTCCGGACCAGGCCCGCTCGACGATCCTGAGGGACATCAGCGAGCAATCGAGGATCTCATCGGACGCCGGTCGTACCTGGAGGCCGAATTCGCTCGTGCGATGGCTGAGGGACCAAGCCGCTGCGCGAGCGAACGGGAACCCCCCAAAGATCCTCTGTCTCTTGCCGAGCTGCTCCCGCGGGGCACCGTGTACGTGGAGTTCCTGCTCGCCGACGCCTTGGACTACCAGGCCGTGCCAGCCCGCGGCGAGAGCGTTTACCGGCAGTCCCGATATCTGATGCTCATCGTCCGCCCGGAGCGACGTGGAGAGGTCGAGTGCGTGGACTTGGGCGACGCGGATCGGATCAATCGCTTGGCGGCCCTGTTCCGCACCTATTTGAGCGGCCGCTTGGACACCGTGGATCGCGTTGTGCTCAGCCCCGAGGCCGTGGCCATAGCCACCGCCGAAGAAATCGAACGCGAGCTGACCGAGCGACTGAGCAAGCCGCTGCTGCAAGGCGTCATGTCCGCCCGGACTCTCCTCATCGTCCCCGACGCAGAACTCGCCCACCTGCCGTTTGCAGCCCTCCCCGATAGCTCGGGCCAACGGCTCCTTCACCGTTATGCAATAACCTATTTGGCATCGGGGCGCGATCTCGTCGATCCGCCGTCGGCGCAGATCCCGGGTACCCCGCTCGTCATCGCGGCACCAGACTTCGACCTCACCGCAGCCAGACACGAAGAGCGGTCCGGCGTATTCACATCGCCGGCTCCGTCTCCAGAGCCCGTACCGCGGGTTGCCTCAGCAATGCGGAGTGCCCTGCCATGGTTCACACCGCTAGAAGGAGCCCGCGACGAGGGAGAGGCAGTCGCACGCCTACTCAGGACGACACCCCTCACCGGCGCGCACGCCACCAAGACGGCACTCCAGCAGATCCGACCAGCCCCAAATATCCTGCACATCGTTACTCACGGATACTTCCTCCCCGACCGCGATGTGGATCCTGCAGGCTTCCGGCATCGCAGGCAGGCCATCCATCCGCGGCCCCCAGCGTTGGGCGCAGTTGCCAATCCGATGCTGCAATCGGGACTCGCCCTCGCCGGCGCCAACACTTGGCTCCGTGGTCTGCCCCTACCGGAGGATGCGGACAACGGCTTCCTCACCGCCGCAGAAGTGATGACTCTTGAGCTACGGGGCACCGAGCTTGTCGTGCTCTCCGCGTGTGACACCGGGCTCGGCCTACGCCACGTCGCGGAGGGCAGCATCGGCCTTAGGAGATCGTTCTTGCTCGCTGGGGCGGCCGCAGTGATCAGCACCTTGTGGAAGATCCCCGACCAACAGGCGGCGGAGTTCATGGCCACCTTCTACGGGCTGCTGGTCACAGGAGCATCTCCTGCTGCCGCCCTGCGCACTGCCCAGCTCCACCACGCGCAGTCCGAGGAGGAGTACACCTGGGCTGCCTTCGTCCTCTACGCGAGGGCAGAACCTTCCGCTGGCGCCGACGGCTAG
- a CDS encoding CHAT domain-containing protein gives MSEVLRDDDGDVEARFALGWLHWYRYLALPEGQDREDLAAAAHAFVPCFLVGAGPLPDLLLPALAEFSADTAVALLDQALGGHDVSLTSAAVQLWQRIVAAVPAQHPDRAAMLTNLGTALRARFEQTGVLADLDEALAVSRQAVRAASAGLPERAEILSDLAKTLYAKFTRTGVLADLDEAIDIGRQAVQAAPAHHPDQAANLSTLGNTLRARFDRTGALTDLEEALAASRQAVSMIPMNEPRRPGMLSNLALVLATLFERTGTSADLDEAITIGRQVHATPAGPSELAGTLSNLATHLRIRFERTGRLTDLDEAVQMGRQAVGMTPVGDSSRPGMLSNLGTHLRTRFERTGVSADLDEAVAMGRQAVHTFPVDHRERPAALSNLALTLMTRFQWTGALVDLDEAIDIGRQAVGASSEDQPARMGRLSNLGGMLRARFERTGVLADLNEAVQVGRQAVHATPTGHPQLGSALSNLVGSLQTRFRQTEELADLDEAVEAGRRAMRATPTGHPDRAGRLSNLSLTLRSRFERTGVPVDLDEAVESGRQAVSSIPDDHPDRAAMLSNLGGTMRTRFQQTMDAPDADEALCAFSNAVNVVTAAPSIRIQAARAAAELAAGSRIDLAVDLLETGIRLLPRVAPRQLHRSDQQYALGGCAGLASDAAALLLSTDRATGPDRERYATQALQILESGRAVLISQALDTRNDLTDLRRQSPDLADRFTRLRDQLDRSSLAVERTDIDGKADNAQWDREIQDRHRLATQFDRTVAEIRELEGFRSFMLPPKLEDLVAEARQGPVAVFNVSGYSSDALLLTSDGVGRLSLPELAHDTLVEKIDLFHKALRSTGEATLSWEQRAAAQDMLSEILEWLWDAAAEPVLEELGFTLEPPPETAWPRLWWAPGGLLGQLPLHAAGYHRQRADSHGRRTVMDRVISSYTPTVRALRHARQPTATTSKPGSALIVAMPTTPGENPLHHVATEAEMLRHRLPSSKLLIEESDAEGEPGIITPYTPTKTRVLTSLPEFSIVHFACHGASDPKDPSQSRLLLHDHESDPLTVASLASIKLDQAGLAYLSACRTAFTGATDLIDESIHLASAFQVAGFRHVVGTLWEVDDAIAARIAEAFYSALQTASGLSANNAAQALHHAVRRVRDGAYLTGPNDLTQVPSLWAAYVHAGA, from the coding sequence TTGTCTGAGGTCTTGCGGGACGACGATGGGGATGTCGAAGCCAGGTTCGCGCTGGGCTGGCTGCACTGGTATCGCTACCTGGCGCTGCCCGAAGGGCAAGATCGCGAAGACCTTGCCGCGGCCGCCCATGCATTCGTTCCCTGCTTTCTCGTCGGTGCTGGGCCACTCCCTGACCTGCTGCTGCCGGCACTCGCCGAGTTTTCGGCAGATACTGCCGTTGCCCTGCTTGATCAGGCGCTTGGCGGGCATGACGTGTCCTTGACCTCCGCAGCTGTACAACTGTGGCAGCGCATCGTTGCAGCGGTACCAGCCCAGCACCCTGACAGAGCAGCCATGCTTACCAACCTGGGGACCGCGCTGCGAGCCCGCTTCGAGCAGACCGGGGTGTTGGCTGACCTGGACGAGGCTCTCGCGGTGAGCCGACAGGCGGTACGTGCCGCCTCAGCCGGACTCCCCGAGCGGGCCGAAATCTTGTCTGACTTGGCCAAAACTCTGTATGCGAAGTTCACGCGAACAGGGGTTTTGGCGGACCTGGATGAGGCCATTGATATCGGCCGTCAGGCAGTGCAAGCCGCCCCTGCACACCACCCCGACCAAGCAGCAAATCTGTCCACTCTCGGCAATACTCTGCGTGCCCGATTCGATCGGACTGGCGCGCTGACCGACCTGGAGGAGGCTCTTGCAGCCAGTCGCCAAGCGGTAAGTATGATCCCTATGAACGAACCCAGACGGCCGGGCATGTTGTCCAACCTGGCGCTCGTGCTGGCAACCTTGTTTGAGCGGACCGGAACTTCGGCTGATTTGGACGAGGCCATTACGATCGGCCGTCAGGTACACGCCACGCCTGCAGGCCCATCGGAGCTGGCTGGCACGCTATCCAATCTGGCTACGCATCTGCGGATCCGGTTCGAGCGGACTGGCAGGTTGACTGATCTGGACGAGGCCGTCCAAATGGGCCGCCAAGCGGTGGGCATGACCCCTGTGGGTGACTCCAGTCGACCTGGCATGCTCTCCAATCTGGGTACCCATCTGCGCACGCGGTTCGAGCGGACTGGAGTGTCGGCTGATCTGGACGAGGCCGTAGCGATGGGGCGCCAAGCGGTACACACATTCCCCGTAGACCACCGCGAGCGGCCAGCCGCCCTGTCCAACCTCGCCCTTACCTTGATGACCCGGTTCCAATGGACCGGGGCCCTGGTGGATCTGGATGAGGCCATCGATATCGGCCGTCAGGCGGTAGGGGCTAGCTCTGAAGATCAACCCGCGCGGATGGGACGACTGTCCAACCTCGGAGGGATGCTGCGGGCTCGGTTCGAGCGGACTGGAGTGTTGGCTGATCTGAACGAGGCCGTGCAGGTGGGCCGCCAAGCGGTGCACGCCACTCCCACAGGTCACCCGCAGCTTGGAAGCGCACTGTCCAACCTAGTTGGCTCCTTGCAGACCCGGTTCAGGCAAACTGAAGAGTTGGCTGATCTAGACGAGGCTGTCGAGGCAGGTCGACGGGCAATGCGCGCCACCCCCACAGGCCACCCTGATCGAGCGGGTCGGCTGTCCAATCTTTCGCTCACCCTACGCAGCAGGTTCGAGCGAACTGGGGTACCAGTCGATCTGGACGAGGCCGTCGAGAGCGGCCGACAAGCGGTATCTAGCATTCCCGACGACCACCCTGACCGCGCAGCCATGCTGTCCAACCTCGGCGGAACCATGCGGACTCGTTTCCAGCAGACGATGGATGCACCTGACGCTGATGAAGCACTGTGCGCTTTTTCAAACGCAGTCAACGTGGTCACTGCTGCGCCTTCCATCCGGATTCAGGCAGCGCGGGCGGCCGCGGAGTTGGCTGCCGGCTCGCGGATCGATCTTGCCGTGGATCTCTTGGAAACCGGGATACGTCTCCTCCCCAGGGTGGCTCCTCGCCAACTCCATCGCAGTGACCAGCAGTATGCACTTGGGGGATGCGCAGGTTTGGCCAGCGATGCTGCTGCCCTGTTGCTCAGCACCGACCGGGCCACGGGGCCAGACCGCGAACGGTATGCGACCCAAGCACTGCAGATCCTGGAGTCGGGACGAGCTGTCCTGATCAGCCAGGCGCTGGACACGCGCAATGACCTAACCGACCTGCGGCGGCAGTCCCCTGACCTCGCTGACCGTTTCACTCGACTGCGAGACCAACTCGACAGGTCATCACTGGCCGTGGAACGCACGGACATAGACGGGAAGGCCGACAACGCTCAGTGGGATCGTGAAATTCAGGACCGGCACAGGTTGGCCACGCAGTTTGACAGGACAGTCGCAGAGATTCGCGAACTCGAGGGCTTCAGATCGTTCATGCTCCCCCCGAAACTGGAGGATCTTGTCGCTGAAGCCCGTCAGGGCCCAGTTGCGGTGTTCAACGTCAGCGGTTACAGCAGCGATGCACTTCTTCTTACCTCCGATGGAGTCGGTCGCCTCTCTCTGCCTGAACTCGCTCACGACACCCTCGTCGAGAAGATCGACCTGTTCCACAAGGCGCTGCGCTCCACAGGGGAAGCGACCTTGAGTTGGGAGCAGCGGGCGGCTGCCCAGGACATGTTGAGCGAGATTTTGGAGTGGCTATGGGACGCCGCAGCGGAACCCGTCCTCGAGGAGCTCGGTTTCACGTTGGAACCTCCACCGGAGACGGCATGGCCCAGGCTGTGGTGGGCGCCTGGCGGTCTGCTCGGCCAATTGCCGCTGCACGCCGCTGGCTACCACCGGCAGCGAGCTGACAGTCACGGCCGCCGAACGGTAATGGATCGGGTTATTTCCTCTTATACGCCTACTGTGCGTGCCCTTCGTCATGCTCGACAACCCACCGCCACGACGTCCAAGCCTGGCTCGGCCCTGATTGTTGCTATGCCCACTACGCCCGGCGAAAACCCGCTGCATCACGTCGCCACAGAAGCCGAGATGCTCCGGCACCGACTGCCCAGCTCCAAACTTCTCATCGAGGAGAGCGATGCGGAAGGGGAGCCAGGCATCATTACTCCGTACACGCCCACCAAAACCCGGGTACTCACAAGCCTGCCAGAGTTTTCGATCGTCCACTTTGCCTGCCACGGCGCCAGTGACCCGAAAGACCCATCGCAGAGCCGACTGCTACTGCACGACCACGAGAGCGACCCGCTGACAGTCGCGAGCCTTGCCTCGATTAAGCTCGACCAGGCTGGCCTGGCCTACTTGTCGGCCTGCAGGACAGCGTTCACCGGTGCGACCGACCTGATAGACGAGTCCATCCACCTAGCGTCGGCATTCCAGGTTGCAGGCTTCCGTCACGTGGTTGGCACCCTTTGGGAGGTTGACGACGCAATCGCCGCCCGCATCGCGGAAGCCTTCTATTCAGCCCTGCAAACTGCATCCGGGCTCAGCGCCAACAACGCAGCACAGGCGCTGCATCACGCTGTAAGGCGGGTGCGCGACGGCGCCTACCTAACTGGTCCGAACGATTTGACTCAGGTTCCCTCGCTATGGGCGGCTTACGTACACGCCGGCGCATGA
- a CDS encoding helix-turn-helix transcriptional regulator, with protein sequence MGVLVTAEDALTAEGARARLRDYAGLRPLPAAERHRADVHLVFADRFTGATLDLLRSLAADAHDPGAGAVLVTGEVPDRYVLPAVQYGLRSVVARTAAGFDAVAEAVRETARGNAVLPSGLQGALIDQMLGLRSSVLEPAGLTFSGLGIREVEVLRLLAEGLDTADIGRRLNYSERTIKQMISGVTGRLGLRNRTQAVAYASRHGAL encoded by the coding sequence GTGGGCGTGTTGGTGACCGCCGAGGACGCCTTGACGGCAGAGGGTGCGCGGGCGCGGCTGCGCGACTACGCCGGGCTGCGGCCCCTGCCCGCTGCAGAGCGGCACCGGGCCGATGTGCACCTCGTCTTCGCTGACCGGTTCACCGGCGCCACCTTGGATCTCCTGCGTTCGCTGGCCGCCGACGCGCACGATCCGGGAGCCGGGGCAGTGCTGGTGACGGGCGAGGTCCCCGACCGGTATGTCCTGCCCGCCGTGCAATACGGTCTGCGCAGCGTGGTGGCACGCACCGCAGCGGGATTCGATGCGGTGGCCGAGGCCGTCCGGGAGACGGCCCGGGGCAACGCCGTGCTGCCGTCTGGGCTCCAAGGAGCACTCATCGACCAGATGCTCGGTCTGCGTAGCAGCGTGCTGGAACCCGCCGGGCTTACGTTCTCGGGGCTGGGGATCAGGGAGGTGGAGGTGCTGCGGCTGCTCGCGGAGGGCCTGGACACCGCGGACATCGGGCGCCGGCTGAACTACTCCGAGCGTACGATCAAGCAGATGATCAGCGGGGTGACGGGTCGGCTGGGCCTGCGCAACCGCACCCAGGCGGTGGCCTACGCTTCCCGGCACGGCGCCCTGTGA
- a CDS encoding phosphate-starvation-inducible PsiE family protein, translating into MGTVRSILPKNEGGRIQSLLQLVEDGIHLVVAALLVLLAGLLTVGVVQDVIKSIQGPYREETIVLSALDSSLVLFIVAELLHTVRLTIRNQTLDAEPFLVVGLIAGVRKVLIVTAEAEKSFRWQVEGIELLILAGLILVMATAVYVWRRSTRPGDYFTPPEARH; encoded by the coding sequence ATGGGAACTGTGCGATCCATTCTCCCGAAGAACGAGGGCGGCCGCATACAGAGCCTCCTACAGCTCGTCGAGGACGGCATTCACCTCGTCGTTGCGGCGCTCCTCGTACTGCTCGCGGGGCTCCTGACCGTCGGGGTCGTCCAGGACGTCATCAAGTCGATCCAGGGGCCGTACCGTGAGGAGACGATCGTTCTCTCCGCATTGGACAGCAGCCTGGTGCTCTTCATCGTGGCCGAGCTGCTCCACACCGTCCGCCTCACCATCAGGAACCAGACCCTCGACGCGGAGCCGTTCCTCGTCGTCGGCCTGATCGCCGGCGTCCGCAAGGTGCTCATCGTGACGGCCGAGGCGGAGAAGTCCTTCCGGTGGCAAGTCGAAGGGATCGAACTGCTCATCCTGGCCGGGCTGATCCTCGTCATGGCGACAGCAGTGTACGTGTGGCGGCGCTCGACACGGCCGGGAGACTACTTCACACCCCCGGAGGCGCGACACTGA
- a CDS encoding FUSC family protein: MTWLRALREVVRSGLTIEEARLEPLLALRTAVGVAIVIGPTLWLASPAYAASAALGAYSAGAATFQRTWRPRKVIALGAGAGLALSTFVGYLAAGRLAMFLPLLAVWAFAAGMAWAVGSTAGIVAATTVGSMLVTVTLPTSVGRALEHAGIIALGGVAQALLILLFPIRRWGAHRDALADALAAVADYARRLRHDPTAPFDPEPLMTARDAAAVTPSQARTRPSVLHGPRGLAERIRPVVAALADPDVGAPAEGPGRDRARELLDAAAEVLDAAARSIRRGTPAEVSPGSTDALCVDEEHEVLEGPARQAAERLVELLGEALEIARCGTRGRTPTPLNPADAQLLVRPTMFRLVPVVARAVRRELRRDSPVFRHAVRLAAVATLGYLIAARLPVGHGYWAPITSVMVMRPDFHQTYARAVARFAGTLAGVALATGMVRALGPDAHVFGLLAVVSAGLSYTLNRTGYAYSQCFTAAYVVFLLGMGGQAWEQTVPERVVLTLLGGALAMLAYVVFPAWETPRLPDRLADWLAADGRYAAAVLRSYAEPTREHHADLRKALLASREARAAWQETYDRARQEPVRPRGLTSREAEEAQEALKGFDRAAMLMESHVPRADSRPVPEAERFAEALEADTAQAAVDVLEHRNMDWGRVEEALHAWQDAPVDRSPVVRRGAELQKRALEDLATAVSRTALERDMGSAREQQRTRTALAAEDDESAQPHRGG, from the coding sequence GTGACCTGGCTGCGGGCCCTACGGGAAGTCGTGCGATCCGGGCTCACGATCGAGGAGGCGCGACTGGAGCCCCTGCTCGCGCTGCGCACGGCTGTCGGGGTGGCGATCGTCATCGGGCCGACGCTGTGGCTGGCCTCCCCGGCATACGCCGCGTCCGCCGCCCTCGGTGCCTACTCCGCGGGCGCAGCTACTTTCCAGCGCACCTGGCGTCCCCGCAAAGTGATCGCGCTCGGCGCGGGCGCCGGTCTGGCGCTCAGCACCTTCGTAGGCTATCTGGCGGCGGGCCGACTCGCGATGTTCCTCCCACTGCTGGCCGTATGGGCCTTTGCCGCAGGGATGGCGTGGGCCGTCGGATCGACCGCCGGGATCGTCGCAGCGACGACGGTCGGCAGCATGCTGGTGACCGTCACCCTGCCCACGAGCGTCGGGCGGGCTCTGGAGCACGCCGGGATCATCGCGCTCGGGGGCGTGGCGCAGGCCCTGCTGATCCTGCTGTTCCCGATCCGCCGTTGGGGGGCGCATCGTGACGCGCTCGCCGACGCCCTGGCCGCCGTGGCGGACTACGCCCGCCGGCTGCGGCACGACCCGACCGCCCCGTTCGACCCGGAACCGTTGATGACGGCGCGGGACGCGGCCGCCGTGACGCCGTCGCAGGCCCGCACCCGTCCCTCCGTACTGCACGGTCCCCGGGGGCTCGCCGAGCGCATTCGGCCCGTCGTCGCCGCACTCGCCGATCCGGACGTCGGCGCCCCGGCGGAGGGGCCCGGGCGTGACCGAGCAAGGGAGTTGCTCGACGCGGCCGCCGAGGTCCTGGATGCGGCCGCCCGTTCGATCCGCCGCGGCACTCCCGCCGAGGTCTCGCCCGGAAGCACGGACGCCCTGTGCGTCGACGAGGAGCACGAGGTGCTCGAGGGCCCCGCGCGGCAGGCCGCCGAGCGGCTCGTGGAACTGCTCGGCGAGGCCTTGGAGATCGCCCGGTGCGGCACGCGCGGGAGGACACCCACGCCGCTCAACCCCGCGGACGCCCAGTTGCTGGTGCGTCCGACGATGTTCCGGCTGGTCCCGGTCGTGGCCCGGGCGGTCCGACGTGAGCTCCGCCGGGACTCACCCGTGTTCCGGCACGCCGTCCGCCTGGCGGCGGTGGCCACGCTCGGCTACCTGATCGCCGCCCGGCTACCAGTGGGCCACGGCTACTGGGCGCCCATCACCTCGGTGATGGTGATGCGGCCGGACTTCCACCAGACGTACGCGCGGGCGGTGGCCCGTTTCGCCGGGACCCTGGCGGGGGTCGCGCTCGCCACCGGGATGGTGCGGGCCCTGGGCCCGGACGCCCATGTGTTCGGCCTGCTGGCGGTGGTCTCGGCGGGCCTGTCGTACACGCTGAACCGTACCGGCTACGCATACTCCCAGTGCTTCACTGCCGCATACGTCGTCTTCCTGCTCGGCATGGGCGGCCAGGCATGGGAGCAGACGGTCCCGGAGAGGGTGGTGCTCACCCTGCTCGGCGGGGCCCTGGCCATGCTGGCGTACGTGGTGTTCCCCGCATGGGAGACGCCCCGGCTGCCGGACCGGCTTGCGGACTGGCTCGCCGCGGACGGCCGTTACGCGGCCGCGGTGCTCCGCAGCTACGCCGAACCGACCCGGGAACATCACGCCGACCTGCGCAAGGCACTCCTGGCGAGCAGGGAGGCACGTGCCGCCTGGCAGGAGACATACGACCGGGCGAGGCAGGAACCGGTCCGCCCCAGGGGCCTGACGTCGCGCGAGGCGGAGGAGGCGCAGGAGGCGCTCAAGGGGTTCGACCGGGCGGCGATGCTCATGGAGAGCCACGTCCCGCGGGCCGACAGCCGTCCCGTCCCCGAGGCGGAGCGGTTTGCCGAGGCCCTGGAGGCGGACACCGCGCAGGCGGCGGTCGACGTGCTTGAGCACAGGAATATGGACTGGGGGCGCGTGGAGGAGGCGCTCCACGCGTGGCAGGACGCCCCTGTGGACCGGAGCCCCGTGGTGCGGCGCGGGGCGGAACTGCAGAAGCGAGCCTTGGAGGACCTTGCGACGGCCGTCAGCCGTACAGCCTTGGAACGCGACATGGGCTCTGCTCGCGAGCAGCAGCGGACGCGAACGGCCTTGGCTGCGGAAGATGACGAATCAGCACAACCGCACCGGGGTGGGTGA